The Candidatus Hydrogenisulfobacillus filiaventi sequence TGACCCGGCGCAAGACAGTGCTGGAATCCACCAGCCTGCCCGGCAAGCTGACCGACTGCTCCAGCCGGGATCCTGCGGAATCGGAGCTCTACCTGGTGGAAGGGGACTCCGCCGGCGGATCGGCCAAGCAGGGCCGCGACCGGCGCTTCCAGGCCATCCTGCCCTTGCGGGGCAAGATCCTTAACGTGGAACGCGCCCGTATGGACAAGATCCTGGGCAATGAGGAGATCCGGGCCATGATCACCGCCGTCGGTACCGGGATCGGGGAGGATTTCGACCTGCGGAAGGCCCGCTACCATCGCATTGTGATCATGACCGACGCCGATGTGGATGGCGCCCACATCCGCACCCTGCTGCTGACCTTCTTCTACCGGTTCATGCGGCCGCTCGTGGAATCGGGGTATGTCTATATCGCCCAACCCCCGCTGTACCGGGTCAAGAAGGGTAAGCAGCCCGAGCGGTACTTGTACGACGATGCCAGCCTGGAGCGGCTGCTGGAGGAATGGGGCCGCGACGGGGTGGATGTGCAACGGTATAAGGGTTTAGGCGAGATGAACCCCGAGCAGCTGTGGGAAACGACGATGAATCCGGAGACGCGCACCCTTTTGCGGGTGAATCTGGAGGACGCGGTGGCGGCCGACTGGATCTTCTCCGTGCTGATGGGGGATCGGGTTGAGGCCCGCCGGGATTTCATTCAGGAGCATGCCCACCTGGTGCGCAACCTGGACACGGTCGGGTAAGCCGGGCCGGAGGGGCTGGAGGGAGCTAGCGTGGCGGACGCGGGACGGGTGCTGCCGGTCGATATCCAGGAGGAGATGCGCCGCTCCTATATCGACTATGCCATGAGCGTGATTGTAGGCCGGGCGTTGCCGGACGTGCGCGACGGCCTGAAGCCGGTGCACCGGCGCATTCTTTATGCCATGCACGAGATCGGCAACCTCCCCACGCAGCCGTACAAGAAATCGGCGCGTATCGTGGGGGAGGTGCTGGGCCGTTACCACCCGCATGGGGACGTTGCCGTCTACGATGCCATGGTACGCATGGCCCAGGATTTTTCCATCCGCTATCCGCTGGTGGACGGCCACGGCAACTTCGGTTCCCTGGACGGTGATGCCCCTGCCGCCATGCGCTATACCGAGGTGCGCCTCTCGCGCCTGGCGATGGAGATGCTGGCCGACCTGGACAAGGAGACGGTAGATTTCGTCCCCAACTTTGACGAGTCGCTGCAGGAACCTCTGGTCCTGCCGGCCAAGGTACCCAACCTGCTCATCAACGGTTCCGCCGGCATTGCGGTGGGCATGGCCACCAACATCCCTCCCCATAATCTAGGCGAGGTGGTGGATGCCCTCGTCTACCTGATTGAGCATCCGGACGCAGGCTTTGAGGAGCTGTGGGAACGCCTGCCGGGACCCGATTTTCCGACCGGCGGGCAGATCCTGGGCCGGGACGGCATCCGCGCTGCGTATACCACCGGCCGCGGCATCCTGACCATCCGTGGGCAGGCCACGGTGGAGGAGACGCGACAAGGGCGGCAGCAGATCGTCATCACGGAGATCCCCTATCAGGTCAACAAGGCCCGGCTGGTGGAGAAGATCGCCGAACTGGTGCGGGAGCGGCGCATTGAGGGGATCGCCGACCTTCGGGACGAGTCGGACCGGCACGGGGTGCGGGTGGTTATTGACCTCAAACGGGACGCGGTACCCAAGGTCATCCTGAACCAGATCTACAAGTACACCCCCATGGAGCAGACCTTCGGTATCATCCTGCTGGCCCTCAAAGGCGGCCGGCCGCTGGTGCTTACCCTGCGCGAAATGCTGGAGGCCTTCCTGGACCATCGCAAGGAGGTGGTGGTGCGCCGGACCCGGTTCGAGCTGCGCAAGGCCGAGGCCCGGGCGCACATCCTGGAAGGCCTGCGGATTGCCTTGCAGTTCCTGGATGAGGTGATCGCCCTCATCCGGGCGGCGGCGTCGGTGGAGGCCGCCCGTACGGGCCTGATGGAACGCTTCGGCCTCACCGAGGTGCAGGCCACCGCTATCCTGGAGATGCGGCTGCAGCGGCTGACGGCGCTGGAGCGCGAAAAAATCGAGGCCGAGTACCAGGACCTCCTGACCCAGATCAGCCGGCTCAAGGCCATCCTGGCCGATGAACGGCTGGTCTACGACCTCATCAAGCAGGAACTGCTGGACCTGAAACAGCGGTTCGGGGACGCCCGGCGGACCAAAATCGGGCCCAAGGCCGCGGAACTCACCGACGAGGACCTGATTCCTGAAGAGGACATGGTGGTGACCGTTACCCATCGCGGCTACATCAAGCGCACGGCGGTCAGCACCTACCGGGCCCAGCGCCGGGGAGGGCGGGGGGTCACCGGCAGCCAGCTGCGGGAGGACGACTTCATCACCCAGCTGTTCGTGGCCTCCACCCACACCTATCTGTGCTTCTTCACCAACCGGGGGCGCATCTACCGGCTTAAGGTCCATGAGATCCCGGAGGCGGGCCGGCAGGCCAAAGGGACGGCCATCGTTAACCTCCTGGCCCTGGAAGGGGGGGAGCGCATCACGGCCGTGCAAACCTTGGCCGCGGACGGGGAGGGCGGCTACTGGCTGTTCGCCACCCGGCGGGGAGTGGTGAAACGGACGCCCCTGACCGAATACGACAGTTGGCGCGGTGGCGGCATCATCGCCATCGACCTCGACCCCCAGGACGAGTTAATCGGGGTGAGCCGCACCGACGGGTCCAGCGAGGTCATCCTGGGCACCCGCGACGGGCAGGTCATCCGGTTTGCGGAAGAGGAGGTGCGGCCTATGGGCCGCACAGCCCGCGGGGTGACCGGCATCCGTCTGCGGGGGGAGGACGAGGTGGTATCCCTGGCCGCCATCCATGACCATCCCCAGCTGCTCATCATCAGCCGGCGCGGCTTCGGTAAACGCACCCCTGTCGACCAGTTCCGGCGCACAGCCCGCGGGGGCATGGGGGTCCAGGGTCTGCGGGTCACCGCCAAGACCGGCGGCATCGCCGGCATTGCAGCCGTGTCGGGCCCGGAGGAGTTCATGGTGGTCTCTTCGGATGGTACCCTCATCCGGCTGGCGGTTGCGTCGGTGTCCGAGCAGGGCCGGAGCACCCAGGGTGTGACCCTCATGCGCCTGGAGGAGGGCCAGGAGGTGGCGGCGGTGGCGGTGCTGGTGCCGGAGGAGGGCCACGACCAGGGGCTGTAACTGACCGGATCAAGCCCGGCCCGATACGGTACTATGAAAAAACCAGATCCGGACGGAGTTCCGGCCGGTGGAGCACGCAGGGAGGATCGAACGGGCATGACTGAGCGGCAGGAAGGCACCTATGGGGTCAAGGCCGGCTTGGCGGAGATGCTGAAGGGCGGCGTCATCATGGACGTCACCACCCCGGAGCAGGCCGAGATCGCGGAAAAGGCGGGCGCAGTGGCGGTCATGGCCCTGGAGCGGGTGCCGGCCGATATCCGTGCCGCCGGCGGGGTGGCCCGTATGGCCGACCCGGCGGTGGTCAAGCGCATCATGCAGGCTGTCTCCATCCCCGTCATGGCCAAGGTGCGGATCGGCCATTTTGCCGAAGCGCAGGTGCTGGAGGCGCTTGAGGTCGACTACATCGATGAGAGCGAAGTCCTGACTCCGGCTGATGAGCAGTATCACATCGACAAATGGGCCTTCAAGGTCCCCTTCGTCTGCGGCGCCCGGGACCTGGGCGAGGCGTTGCGGCGCATTGCGGAAGGGGCCGCAATGATCCGCACCAAAGGGGAACCCGGCACCGGCAATGTGGTGGAGGCGGTACGCCATTTGCGCACCGTCAATGCCCAAATCCGGCGGGTGGTCTCCACCCCGGCTGATGAGCTGCCGGACCTGGCTAAGGAACTGGGTGCGCCCCTGGACCTGGTGCGGCGGGTGAAGGAGTTGGGCCGGCTGCCGGTGGTCAACTTCAGCGCCGGCGGGATCGCAACCCCGGCGGACGCCGCGCTCATGATGCAGCTGGGGGCGGACGGGATCTTTGTGGGTTCCGGCATCTTCAAGTCCAAAAATCCCGAAGCCTATGCACGGGCCATCGTGCGGGCCACCCTCCACTACAAGGATCCCAAGATCGTGGCTGAGGTCTCCGAGGGAATCGGGGAGCCCATGCCCGGCCTGGAGATGGCCACCCTGGGGGCGGCTGACCGGATGCAGGAGCGTGGCTATTAAATGACCGCCTACCAGGAACCGGTGCGCGTCGGGGTGCTGGCCATTCAGGGGGACGTCCGGGAACACCTGCACCACCTGGAACGGGCGGGGGCCCGCCCCCAGGAAGTCCGGACGCCTGCCGACCTGGACGGGCTGGCCGGGCTGATCATCCCGGGCGGGGAGAGCACCACCATCGGCATGCTGATGGAGGAAGCGGGACTCACCCAGGCGGTGCGGGAACGGGTGGAACGGGAAGGGTTCCCGGTGTACGGGACCTGCGCGGGGCTGATCCTGCTGGCCCGTAGGGTGGTGGGAGGGCCTTCGCCGGCCCGTATCGGAGTGATGGACCTCACGGCCGACCGGAACGCCTATGGCCGGCAGGTGGCATCGTTTGAGGTCCGCCTGCCGATTCCGGTGCTGGGGCCGGAGTTATTCCCGGCCGTTTTCATCCGGGCGCCCCGCATTACCGCCGTGGGCCCGGGGGTGCAGGTGCTGGCCACGTTGGATGGTGAGCCGGTCATGGCGGAATCCGGGGGGCTGTTGGTCTCGGCCTTCCATCCTGAGATGAGCGACGACCTGCGCATTCATCGTTATTTCCTGGAGAAGGTGCGGGCCTTCGCGGCCCGGGCCGGGGCCGCCACCGGCGGCCCGTGAGCTGCGCCCTCCCTTGCCCTGCGGCCGCTGGAGCGGCCCTCTAAACGGAGGCCATCGCCGTCGCCATGGCCACTGCGAGGTGAAATCCCGGTGTTGGATCTGCGACGTATCCGTCAGGACCCGGAGACCGTGGCCCGCCTGCTGGCCAAGAAGCATGTGGCCGTGGATCTGGAGGCGGTACTGGAGCTGGATCGGCGCGCCCGGGCCATCCGGCGGGAGCTGGAGGAGCTGCAGGCGCGGCGCAACCGCGGTAGCGAAGCGGTGGCCCGGTTGAAGCGGGAACAGCGGGATGCGGAGGAGCTCATCCGGCAGGTGCGGGCGGACGGCGAACGGATTGACGCCCTGGAGGCCGAGCTGGAGCCGTTAGAGGCGGAGCTGCGGGCACGGCTGCTGGAGATTCCCAACGTGCCCGATCCCGACGTTCCGGAGGGGGAGGACGCCGGCAGCAACGTGGAGGTCCGCCGCTGGGGGGAGCCCCCCAGCTTTGCCTTTGCCGCCCGCCCCCACTGGGACCTGGGGGAAGCCCTGGGCATCATGGATTTCGAGCGGGCGCACAAGATTTCCGGATCGCGCTTCAGCGTGCTGGCCGGGGACGGTGCCCGCCTGTCCCGGGCCCTGATCAACTTCATGCTGGACCATGCCCGGGAGGCCGGGTACCGCGAAATGGCGGTACCCTACCTGGTCAACCGGGATTCCATGATCGGTACCGGACAGTTTCCCAAGTTTGAGGAGGATGTCTACCGCGTCGTCCCGCACGAGTATTACCTGATCTCCACCGCCGAAATTCCCCTGACCAACCTGCACCGGGAGGAGATCCTGGAGGAGGCCGAGCTGCCCATCAAACTGGTCGGGTACACGGCGTGTTTCCGCGCCGAGGCGGGCGCGGCCGGCCGCGACACCCGCGGCCTCATCCGGCAGCACCAGTTTGACAAGGTGGAACTGGTGCAGCTAGTCCGGCCGGAGGCGTCGCCGGCGGCCCTCGAGGAGATGGTGACCACCGCCCAGGGGGTCCTGGAGGCCCTGGGGCTGCCCTACCGGACGGTGCTGCTGTGCGGCGGTGATATGGGGTTCGGACAGGCCCGTACCTACGACCTTGAGGTGTGGATGCCGTCCTACGGGCGCTATGTGGAGATCAGCTCCTGTTCCAACATGACCGACTTCCAAGCCCGCCGGGCCGGCATCCGCTACCGCCCCCAGGGGTCCAAACGCACCGAATACGTGCACACCCTGAATGGCAGTGCCCTGGCGGTGGGGCGGACGCTGGCGGCCCTGGTGGAGAATCTGCAGACGGAGGACGGGCAGGTGCGGGTGCCGGAGGTGCTGGTCCCGTATCTGGGCGGACAGACCCTGGTCGGCCGGCCCTGACCGGCCGGGGGGCCCTTTTCTTCCCCGGCCGCGTCGGCTACACTCGGAATAGGCACGCGGAGGGGTAGCGTAATCGGTAACGCAGCGGTCTTGAAAACCGCCGCCTTCGGGCTTGCAGGTTCGAGTCCTGTCCCCTCCGCCAGTTTTATGTCCCTGCCTCCGCTTCCTTCAGCACTTCCTGGATCCACCCGAAGGCCGCGGTGGTAGCGGTGATGCCGCTGGTGGTCAAGGCCAGCAGCGCCGCCTGCAGCAGGGCGTCCGCCTCGATGCCTTCGGCCAGCGCGCGGCGGGCATGCGACCGGACGCCGCCCGGGGAGCGGGCGCCGATGGCGATGCCCAACTGCACCAGATGGGCTTCCCGGGGCGTCAGCGGCCCGGCGCTATGGGTAGCGGCCGCCACCCGGTCCCAGGCTTCGAGCACCGCGGGATACCGGGTACGCAACGCCTGATAGACAGGCGGTAAATAGTCGGCCGGCATGGGTCCCCCCTCCTTGCTGTCGGACCATCCTGAAGGACACTCCGGCTTTCAGTGTATCCCGCTTCTCCGGGCCTCACCAGTCCCCGGGTTGCGTGGCGGCCGATATATGAGTAACATGATCATGTATAACAAAAAGAGCGGGCGCCGGCCGCGGTGGGGAAGGGACGGGAACGGCATGGCGGGAATCCTCGGCATCACATTGGCCCTGTACGGGGCCCTCATGACCTGGTTGGGCGCCCGGGCGCGGCGCCGCACCGGAACGGCAGGCTACTTTGACGGCCGGCATGCCCTGGGAGGCGGGGCGGTATTCGGCCTGGTGACCGCGCTCTGGACCTCCTCGGCGGTGGCGGTGGAACTGGATACCGCCTATCGCAGCGGCTGGGGGGCTGCCTGGTTCGGGGGATCGGTCGCCCTGATGTCGGTCGCAGTCACCTTCTGGTTCCCGGTGATCCGGCGGTACGGCTATCTGACGAACAGCGACCTTATCGGCCGCGGCTTCGGGACGGCGGCCCGCCGCCTGGCCGGCGGGGTCATCGCCCTGACCTTTCCCGTCTTTGCCCTCTCCAATGCCCTGGTTGCGGCCGTCTTCCTGCATGTAGCCCTCGGTTGGCCCCTGGGGCTGGGCCTGGCGGGGGTAACGGCGCTGGTGCTGCTCTATGTCCAGTTTGCAGGGTTGACCTCCCTGGCTGCTACCCAAGCCGTCAACCTGGGTCTCATGCTGGCGGGCCTGGCGGCCGCCCTGTGGCAGGCGGTGCATTCCCCCCTGCCGGTCCATCCCCTGCCGGCAGCCGTCCGCGGCTGGCAGGGCGTGCCGGCGGCGACCGTCCTGGTGTGGCTGACCATGAACCTGTTAAACGGTCTGGCCGCCCAGGCCGAACTGCAGGCGCTGGCCGCCGCCCGTCGCCCGGCCGAGGCCCGCTGCGCGGTGGTCGCCTCCTCCCTGTTGTTGTTGGGCATTGTGGTCGCCAGCGCCTGGCTGGGCATTTTGGTCCGGCAGCACTGGCTGCCGGGGCCGGGGGGCGGACTGGGGGCCTTCGCCCGGGTCATGCTGACCGGCAGCCCCTGGTGGGTGCAGGTGCTGGTGGCAGCTGGGGTCTGGGCACTGGCGCTCACCTGGTGCGCGCCCCTTCTCTTCTCAGGGGCGGTCAGCCTGGGCCGGGATGTGGTGCGCCCGGCAGAGGCGGTGCGATGGACACGCTGGGCGTTGGTGGCGGAGGGAGTGCTGCTGGTGGGATTCGGGCTGCTACGGCCCGGCGACCTGGCCTGGTGGCGGGTGTTCGGGCTTACCCTGCGCAACGCGGCAGTGGTCACCCCTACTGTGGCCTTCCTGCTTTGGCCCGACCTGCCCCGGCGGTGGGTGCTGGCGGCGATGACCGCCGCAGTCGGGATGGGTTTGGGGCTGAACCTGGTGCAGGGCTTCAGTGCCGGGGCCACCGCCCTCAGTCCGATGTGGCCGGCGGCCGCCACCGGGCTGGGGGTGCTCAACCTGGGCCGGCTGTGGACGGACGGCCGCCGCCTGGAGGGGGCGGTCACCGGCCTGCTGACCGCAGCGGCAGCCTGGGGGGCCCTGCCGGCGGCGCGGGCACTGGATGCGGTCCCGCTGGCCGGGCCGGTGGTCCTGCTGGTCCCGGCCCTGGTGACGGGCGGCTTATGGGCGTTCCGGCGCGCGGTGTTGGCGCAGCCGCTGGCCGTCTGGGAGGAGGATTAGGCGTGTGGCAGCTGACAACGGCGGTGAAGACAGGCCTCCGGATGATGGTGCGCCTGGCTCAGGAGCCGGCCGGCCGGCCCTTATCGGCCGCGGGGCTGGCCCGGGAATTGGGGGTTTCCCCACCCTACCTGGAGCAGCTAAGCCTGCCCTTGCGGCGGGCGGCCCTGGTGCGGAGCGTGCGGGGGACCCGGGGGGGCTTTGTGCTGGCGCGTCCCGCCGAGGCGATTACGGTGGGGGAGATCGTGGCGGCCTTTGAAGGGCCGGGGCCGGTATGTGGCTGCCGGGAGCCTGACTGCCGGGACTGTCTGCACCCCGAGTTCTGGCAGGCGTTGGAATCGTGCTGGGAGTGGGAACTGGGCGGCGTCACCCTGGCCCGCTTTGCGCAGGCCGCCCCGCTAGAGCCGACCCATGCCTCGACGGTGCCGGTCTGGCCCCTGTGGGAACAGGGGGCCGGCATCTAAGCGCCCACGCAAGGTCAGTGGGCCGCCGTGGCCCAGAACGTGCGGCAGCCGCAGCCGGGGCAGACCTCCGGCGGCACGAACTGCGGCGTCCCGTAGCGGCAGCGGACAACGGGCAGCAGGCGTTCGTGGCATTCGGGACAATAGGCGCAGACGGTACTCCCGCACTCCGGACATAAGGTCTCGGAGGCCAGGGTTAAGTGACCGTTGCGGCAAAAGGCAAACATGCCGGGTTCCCTCCCCTCTCGGATGGATGCATCCGGCCATCCGTAATTACTATAAACTCCTGGCCGATAAAGTCCAGGGAGTACAGCTGCAGCCGGAAGCGATCCCATCCGGGGTAGAGGAATCCTGCTCAGGATACGGGGGTGCGGCTGGTGGCCTGGTAAAGGGCCAGGCTCCATACCCCGCCGATCACCTGCAGGGCAGCATCTGCCACCAGGACAAGCACCGGACCCAGGATGGGGAGGAAAGCGGCTATCCCGGACAGGACCAACATGGCCAGGAAGGCCAGGACCCCATAGGCGACCAGCCCCGCCCAGAGCGCACCGTAACCGGCCGGGAGCCAGGTTTCACGCAGGGCCTCCCCCCAGGCCAGGCCGCGCAGAAACAGGCCGCCCACCATCCGCACCGGCAGCGCCAGGGCTGCCAGAACCAGCAACCCGGTGAGGATGGCCCCGACCACATGCAGGACCACGCCCAGCACCAGGGCGACGATCAAAACTGCGACCGTAAACAGGACAGAATACAGGATGGCACCCCAGGCCCGCCCGTACTGCCGGCGGGCGTTACTCCAGAAGCTGGACCAGTCGAGAGGGGTGCCGAGCACCGCGTCGGCCAGGGTGCCGTAGGCGCCGGCCATCCAGAAGGGGCCGGCTGCCACCGCCAGCAGCAGGATCAGGAACATGGCGGATACCACCCGCAAGGGGTTAGGGGGGTACATAGGGAAGAAGGGACGGGGATGAAGGCTGAAGGGATGCAGCAACGGCACCGCTGCAGCGGCGCCCATGGTCAGGGTCATCACCAGCAGAAACAGAAGGAAGAACACCAGCGACCATACGGCTACGCTCCAGACTGCGCCCTGCCGCAGGGCGGCACGGGTGAGGGCAAAGGCCTGGTCGAACATCCCGGACACCTCCCCGGCAATGAATGGGGCCACACCGTCGCCCGGCCCGGCCGGGTGCGGTGACGGATCCGGATACCTGGTGTCACATTCTCGCTATGTGAGCGGCCTTCCTGCTATGCCTGGCCGTTTCCTAGCAAAAATCCCCAGCCGGGGCCCGGAGGGCCGGCTCAGCGCTTCGTCGCCGCTCGGGAATGTCCGCAGGGTGTAGTATGCTGAACCGGAGACAGCGCCGGTGAGAAGGGGAGCGGAGCGATGGACCGGGAGGCGCGGGCATTCTGGAAACAGCGCCGGCGGGAAATGCTGCGGCGCGAGCGGCGGCAGCGGGGCTTGGGCGGGGGGACCAGGATCACCTGGGGTCTGATCGGCCTGCTGGCGGCGGGATGGCTGCTGGAAACGGTGGCGCCCGGGATACCGGTTTTCCTGGCCGCGGCCGGGGGACCGGTGGTGCGGCTGCTGCTGGCCTGGTGGCTCCCGGGCGGGCTTTTGGGACTGGTGTTCGCGGGCGCATTCGTCTGGTTGATCGGCTCCCAGCTGGAGGCGGTCCTGCCCGCCTGGCAGTACCTGCTGCTTTTCATCCTCCCCGGTCTGGCGGGGGCGCTGGTGACCTCCATCGCGGGCGGGTTTGCCGGGGGCTTGGCCCCGTTCGGGCTGGCCGGGGGTTACGTGGCCCTGCTGCGCCGCATCTCCCCGGAAGGGGCGGCGCAATGGGCGCTGGGACTGCTCTTGATCAACGTCCTGCTGACCGGCCTGAACTGGCCGGTCCTGGCGGCGATGGCGGTGACCTTCGGAGCTGGATATGGGCTAGCCCGGCTGTGGGAAAACTAGGCGCCCTTAGCGGCCGTTTGGTAACAATCTTGTAATATGCAAACGATAGGATCGAGCACCGGCCGGACCAGCAGGTGGCGGCGCGCCCGCGGGGTAGTCCGGCCGGAAGGAGTCGCCCGCATGAATCCTCTGCCCCTTGGCACCGGCCTTCCCCCGGCGCCCCCCCGAACTCGGCGCTGGTGGTGGGCGGCTGGTACAGTACTGCTAGCCGGGATAGGGGCCGGCTTGTGGCAGCTCACTCACCGTGGTCCACACATTCCACCTTCGGACGTGTACACCGTTCGCCTGGGGGATGTCGTGCGCACGGTCGCGACCACCGGCACCCTCCAACCGGCGCAACAGGTGTCCTTGAGTTTTCCCGCTGCCGGGCAGTTGAGCGCCCTGAACGTGGCGGTGGGGCAGACGGTAACTGTTGGCCAGGTGCTGGCCCGCCTCAATGACACCACCATCGCACCGCAGGTGGCCCAGGCCCAGGCGCAGGTGGCGGAGGCCCAGGCCAACCTGGAAAAGGCACAGGAGGGACCGAGCCCGCAGGCGGTAGCGGTAGCCCGGGCCGCCGTTCAGCATGCGCAGGTGGTGCTGGCTGGGGCCGAAACCCAGTACCAGGACGAGGAAGCCATCTACAACGACCGCCTCAGTGCCCAGCAGAGCGTGGATCAGGCCCGGAATCAGGTGAACCAGGCAGCTGCAGCCCTGCAGGTGGCCCAAGCCAACGTGCAAGCGGCCGAAAACAAGCTGGCGCAGGCTCAGGCCGGCGTCAATACCTCGGCCCTGAATACCTTGAACGATACCATTGAGGCCGATGAAACCGCCCTTAATGAGGCTCAGAACCAGCTCAGCCTGGATCAGAACACCTTGAACGCGGCCCAGCAGGACCTGAATAATGCCCAGGCGCTGTATAATGCCGAGGTTGGGCTATGGGGGCTGATTACGCCCGCTCAATACGTCCAGGCGGAAAATGACCTTATCTCCTCAGGATGCAGTCCCAATAGCACCAGCACCGGGTGTGCGGGCTATCAGGCGACCGTTTCGGAGTACAACCTGGAAAGCGGCGCCCAGCAGCAGGTGAATCAGGCCCAGTCCGCCGTTAGCGCGGCCCAGAAGGCAGTAAACGCCGACAACACCCAGGTCCAGCAGGCCGAGGCCGCCCTGGCCCAGGCCCAGAACCAGCAGGCCAATCTGCAGGCGTTGAATCCCCTCTCTGTGCAGGCGGCGCAAATCGGCGTGCAGCAGGCGCAGGCGGCCCAGGCCCAGGCCGAGGCTGCCTATCAGGCGGCCCAAAACAGCCTGTCCCTGGCCCAGGCGCTGTACAACGACCGCACTGCCGCCAAGGCCCAGCTGGACCAGGCGAAAAACGCGGTTGCCCAGGCTCAGAACGGGGTGACCACCGCGCAGGCGCAGCTGGCGGAGACGGAGGCGCCGCCCGATCCCGCTACCGTGGCCCAGGCCGCCGCCCAGGTCCAGGCGGCCCAGGCCTCCCTGATGGCGGCGCAGGCGGCGGAGGCCAATACCATCCTGAAGGCTCCCATCTCCGGGGTGGTGGTAGCCGTGAACGGGACCGTCGGGGCCCAGACGACCCCCGCCACCCCGGTGGTGGTGATCGATGACACCGTCAAAACCGACCTCCAGGTGAACGTCACGGTGCCGGAGGCCGACATCGGCCAGGTCCATCCCGGGGAAACCTTGCAGCTCACCGTCCCGGCCTACCCTTCCACCACCTTTTCAGGAACGGTAACCCAGGTGTACCCGGTGCCCCAGCTGGTGAACAACGTCCCCGAATATACCGTGCTGGGCGTCGTGCATGACCCCGCCGGCCGTCTGACCCCCGCCATGACCGCCAACGTAACCCTGATTACCGCCCGGGCCCGGGGTGTGCCGGTGGTGCCGCCGGTGGCGCTCCATACCCTGGGCAGCCGTACCGGGGTCTATGTCGAGGGCGCACCCGGCCGGGCCCGGCGCCGGGCCGGGTCGCGGCCGCGCCATCTGCCGCCGGGGGTCTATTTCCAGCCGGTCCAGGTAACTTTATTCGGGACCAGCAGCGTCGAGGTTTCCGGCTTGCGACCGGGGACCCGCATCCTGCTGATCCTGCCGGGTCAGACCGCAGCCCTGCCGAACAGCGGACCCCTACCGGGCGGGCCGGGCGGTCTCTTCCGGGGTGCGCAGCGCGCCCTTAAGGGCGGGTAGGAGGGAACCCCGGCATGGCTGAGCCGCCGCTGATTGTCCTGGATGGCATCCAGAAGGTGTTTCCGATGGGCGGGGAGGTGTATGTCGCCCTCCGCGGCATCGCTCTCTCGGTGCAAGCCGGGGAGTACGTGGCCATCATGGGGCCGTCCGGATCCGGCAAGTCGACCCTGATGAGCCTGATCGGCTGCCTTGACCGGCCGACTGCAGGCCGCTACACCCTGGCCGGGGTGGAAACCGCCGGGCTGCCGGATGACGCCCTGGCCCATGTCCGCAACCGCTACATCGGATTTGTGTTTCAGAACTTCTTTCTGCTGCCCAACGTGCCGGCGGTGGAGAACGTGGAGCTGCCGTTGCTGTATGCGGGGGTACCACCCGGGGAACGGCGCCGGCGCGCCCTGGAGGCGCTGGAGGCCATGGGATTGGCCCATGTAGCCCGCCACCGGCCGCACGAACTGTCCGGGGGCCAGCAACAACGGGTGGCGATTGCCCGGGCAGTAGTGAACCGTCCGCCGCTCATCCTGGCCGACGAGCCGACCGGCGCGCTCGACACCCGCACCACTGAAGAAATCCTGCGCCTGTTCGCGGAGCTGAATGCGGCTGGCCATACCGTCGTCATGGTCACCCATGAACCGGAGGTGGCGGCCCATGCCCGGCGGCTGGTGCGGCTGCGGGACGGCTTGATTGAAGAGGACCGCGTCCTGCCCGCCGGGGGGAAGGGGGAGGGCCCGGATGCCCTTCGGTGAAACCGTGCGCATGGCCCTCCGCAGCCTGGGCCGCAACCGCCTGCGGGCCGCCCTCACCATGCTGGGCATTGTCATCGGGGTGGCGGCGGTCATCCTGCTCACGGCGGTAGGGCGGGGGGCCACCGACCTCATCACCAGCCGGATTGATCAACTGGGCGCCAATACCCTGACCGTCCTCCCGGGCTCGGCTACCGTGGGCG is a genomic window containing:
- a CDS encoding conserved membrane protein of unknown function (Evidence 4 : Unknown function but conserved in other organisms), which translates into the protein MDREARAFWKQRRREMLRRERRQRGLGGGTRITWGLIGLLAAGWLLETVAPGIPVFLAAAGGPVVRLLLAWWLPGGLLGLVFAGAFVWLIGSQLEAVLPAWQYLLLFILPGLAGALVTSIAGGFAGGLAPFGLAGGYVALLRRISPEGAAQWALGLLLINVLLTGLNWPVLAAMAVTFGAGYGLARLWEN
- a CDS encoding protein of unknown function (Evidence 5 : Unknown function), with the protein product MSCHKPAPIPASSTVPAAHHQRRVRGGAGGRPVPRGRGFMRATPSGRTTPRARRHLLVRPVLDPIVCILQDCYQTAAKGA
- a CDS encoding Biotin_lipoyl_2 domain-containing protein, translated to MNPLPLGTGLPPAPPRTRRWWWAAGTVLLAGIGAGLWQLTHRGPHIPPSDVYTVRLGDVVRTVATTGTLQPAQQVSLSFPAAGQLSALNVAVGQTVTVGQVLARLNDTTIAPQVAQAQAQVAEAQANLEKAQEGPSPQAVAVARAAVQHAQVVLAGAETQYQDEEAIYNDRLSAQQSVDQARNQVNQAAAALQVAQANVQAAENKLAQAQAGVNTSALNTLNDTIEADETALNEAQNQLSLDQNTLNAAQQDLNNAQALYNAEVGLWGLITPAQYVQAENDLISSGCSPNSTSTGCAGYQATVSEYNLESGAQQQVNQAQSAVSAAQKAVNADNTQVQQAEAALAQAQNQQANLQALNPLSVQAAQIGVQQAQAAQAQAEAAYQAAQNSLSLAQALYNDRTAAKAQLDQAKNAVAQAQNGVTTAQAQLAETEAPPDPATVAQAAAQVQAAQASLMAAQAAEANTILKAPISGVVVAVNGTVGAQTTPATPVVVIDDTVKTDLQVNVTVPEADIGQVHPGETLQLTVPAYPSTTFSGTVTQVYPVPQLVNNVPEYTVLGVVHDPAGRLTPAMTANVTLITARARGVPVVPPVALHTLGSRTGVYVEGAPGRARRRAGSRPRHLPPGVYFQPVQVTLFGTSSVEVSGLRPGTRILLILPGQTAALPNSGPLPGGPGGLFRGAQRALKGG